In Pseudomonas putida, a genomic segment contains:
- a CDS encoding putative 2-aminoethylphosphonate ABC transporter permease subunit — protein sequence MGAPMTLPLGQAKRASRGGVALGDRLFVVGGKSLLLVLLLLAVVMPLLAIFWRGFSGDAGQGGGVLAARELFASANFRWLLGNSLAVACTVAAIVVPLAYLFAYALQRTLIPAKGLWRGISLLPLLAPSMLPAIALVYLFGNQGLLRDLLSDNIYGFWGIVLGEAIYTFPHALMILLSALSLADARLFDAASSMGAGPWRAFSSITWPASRQAVFAAFCLVFTLTITDFGVPVVVGGDYQVLALEAYKAVVGQQQFGRGALIGMVLLVPALLSFAVDAWLRRRQGDAMSGRAQAFEPKPSRLRDACFLALVLLVCAVLLVVIGMAVYSSLVTFWPYNLTLSFKHYMFEDTAGGGWLAYRNSVTMAICTALVGSLVIFTGAYLMEKTQGQRLLNQILRLLSFIPMAVPGLVLGLGYVFFFNLAGNPLHVFYGSMALLVLCTIAHYLTTAQMTATTALRQLDGEFEAAALSLKAPLYKHFVRVTVPICLPALLDIVRYLFVSAMTTVSAAIFLYSPDTILAAVAVLNMDDAGNVGGAAAMSTLILLTSAAASLLLAAASRGLLRRSQAWRQRAPGH from the coding sequence ATGGGCGCGCCAATGACCCTGCCGCTCGGCCAGGCCAAGCGTGCATCGCGTGGCGGAGTCGCCCTGGGTGACCGCCTGTTCGTAGTCGGCGGCAAGAGCTTGCTGCTGGTGCTCCTGCTGCTGGCGGTGGTGATGCCGCTGCTGGCGATCTTCTGGCGTGGCTTCAGTGGCGATGCCGGCCAGGGCGGTGGCGTGCTGGCGGCGCGCGAGTTGTTCGCCAGCGCCAACTTCCGCTGGCTGCTGGGCAACAGCCTGGCGGTCGCCTGCACCGTGGCCGCCATCGTGGTACCGCTGGCTTACCTGTTCGCCTACGCCCTGCAACGCACGCTGATCCCGGCCAAGGGCCTGTGGCGCGGCATCTCGCTGTTGCCGCTGTTGGCGCCGTCGATGCTGCCGGCCATTGCCCTGGTCTACCTGTTCGGCAACCAGGGCCTGCTGCGCGATTTGCTCAGCGACAACATCTATGGTTTCTGGGGCATCGTCCTGGGCGAAGCCATCTACACCTTCCCGCATGCGCTGATGATCCTGCTCTCGGCCCTGTCGCTGGCCGATGCGCGGCTGTTCGACGCGGCTTCGAGCATGGGCGCCGGGCCCTGGCGGGCGTTCTCCAGCATCACCTGGCCGGCTTCGCGCCAGGCGGTATTCGCGGCTTTCTGCCTGGTGTTCACCTTGACCATCACCGACTTCGGCGTCCCGGTCGTGGTCGGTGGCGACTATCAGGTGCTGGCGCTGGAGGCCTACAAGGCGGTGGTCGGTCAGCAACAGTTCGGCCGTGGCGCGTTGATCGGCATGGTGCTGCTGGTGCCGGCGCTGCTGAGCTTCGCCGTCGATGCCTGGCTGCGTCGACGTCAGGGCGACGCCATGAGTGGTCGTGCCCAGGCCTTCGAGCCCAAGCCGTCACGCCTGCGAGATGCCTGCTTCCTGGCCCTGGTGTTGCTGGTTTGCGCGGTGCTGCTGGTGGTGATCGGCATGGCGGTGTACTCGTCGCTGGTCACCTTCTGGCCATACAACCTGACCTTGTCGTTCAAGCACTACATGTTCGAGGACACGGCAGGCGGTGGCTGGCTGGCTTACCGCAACAGCGTGACCATGGCCATCTGCACCGCGCTGGTCGGCAGCCTGGTGATCTTCACCGGGGCCTACCTGATGGAGAAGACCCAGGGTCAGCGCCTGCTCAACCAGATCCTGCGTCTGTTGAGCTTCATCCCCATGGCGGTGCCGGGCCTGGTACTGGGTCTGGGCTACGTATTCTTCTTCAACCTCGCCGGCAACCCGTTGCACGTGTTCTACGGCAGCATGGCGTTGTTGGTGCTGTGCACCATCGCTCACTACCTGACCACTGCGCAGATGACCGCGACCACCGCGCTGCGCCAGCTCGATGGTGAGTTCGAAGCCGCCGCGCTGTCGCTCAAGGCGCCGCTGTACAAGCACTTCGTACGGGTCACCGTGCCGATTTGCCTGCCCGCGCTGCTGGATATCGTTCGCTATCTGTTCGTCTCGGCGATGACCACTGTCTCGGCGGCGATCTTCCTCTACAGCCCCGACACCATCCTGGCCGCCGTCGCGGTGTTGAACATGGACGACGCCGGCAACGTCGGTGGTGCCGCCGCCATGTCGACCCTGATCCTGCTCACCAGTGCCGCCGCGTCCCTGCTGCTGGCCGCGGCTTCGCGTGGCCTGCTGCGCCGCTCCCAGGCCTGGCGCCAGCGCGCGCCGGGTCACTGA
- a CDS encoding NRDE family protein, protein MCLIVFAWRPGHALPLIVAANRDEFYARPTQALGAWEDAPGVHAGRDLEAGGTWLGVGPQGRFAALTNIREPGQPLGPRSRGELVAAYLQGELGVEAYLDQVASRSRQYSGFNLLVGDGRQLGYLHAREAAARILEPGVYGLSNAGLDTPWPKLVKARRGLEGLLESADPQRLLALLADGETAADADLPETGVGLATEKLLSSVFIASQNYGTRASTVLIVDDQGRRRLVERSFGPFGGHLGEVCLEV, encoded by the coding sequence ATGTGCCTGATCGTATTCGCCTGGCGGCCGGGGCACGCCCTGCCGCTGATCGTCGCGGCCAACCGCGACGAGTTCTATGCCCGACCCACCCAGGCGCTGGGTGCGTGGGAAGACGCTCCCGGCGTGCATGCCGGGCGCGACCTGGAGGCTGGCGGTACCTGGCTGGGTGTCGGGCCCCAGGGGCGCTTCGCCGCATTGACCAACATTCGTGAACCCGGGCAACCGTTGGGGCCCCGCTCGCGTGGCGAACTGGTGGCGGCGTACCTGCAGGGCGAGCTTGGCGTCGAGGCCTACCTTGACCAGGTGGCCAGCCGCAGCAGGCAGTATTCGGGGTTCAACTTGTTGGTGGGCGATGGGCGGCAACTGGGCTACCTGCATGCGCGCGAGGCAGCTGCGCGGATACTCGAACCTGGGGTTTATGGGCTTTCCAATGCCGGGCTGGATACGCCTTGGCCGAAGCTGGTGAAGGCGCGCAGGGGGCTGGAGGGGTTGCTGGAGTCGGCAGACCCGCAGCGATTGCTGGCGTTGCTGGCCGATGGAGAAACCGCGGCGGATGCAGACTTGCCGGAAACGGGCGTGGGGTTGGCCACGGAGAAGCTGTTGTCGAGCGTGTTCATTGCCAGCCAGAACTATGGGACTCGGGCGAGTACGGTGCTGATCGTGGATGATCAGGGTCGACGCCGGCTGGTGGAGCGCAGCTTCGGGCCGTTTGGTGGGCATCTGGGTGAGGTTTGCCTGGAGGTCTGA
- a CDS encoding thymidylate synthase, which produces MKQYLDLVRDVIENGTLQENRTGIRTISLPGAMLRFDLQKGFPAITTRRLAFKSAIGEMVGFLRGVKNAGEFRELGCKVWDQNANENAQWLANPFRQGHDDLGEIYGVQWRQWPGYKRIALSNPAAIEMAEKAGFRKIAQDEENGQAFVVLYKAIDQVRQCLDTIANDPGSRRILFHGWNCAQLDEMALPPCHLLYQFHPNVETREISLTLYIRSNDLGLGTPFNLTEGAALLSLFGRLTGYTPRWFTYFIGDAHVYENHLDMLNEQLKREPLEAPKLVISDRVPDFAKTGKYEPQWLEMIEPSDFSLEGYEHHAPMTAPMAV; this is translated from the coding sequence ATGAAACAGTATCTGGACCTGGTCCGCGACGTCATCGAAAACGGCACGCTGCAGGAAAATCGCACCGGTATCCGCACCATCAGCCTGCCGGGCGCCATGCTGCGTTTCGACCTGCAGAAGGGCTTCCCGGCCATCACCACGCGCAGGCTGGCGTTCAAGTCGGCGATCGGCGAGATGGTCGGCTTCCTGCGGGGCGTGAAGAACGCTGGTGAATTCCGTGAGCTGGGCTGCAAGGTCTGGGACCAGAACGCCAACGAGAACGCCCAGTGGCTGGCCAACCCGTTCCGCCAGGGGCATGACGACCTGGGCGAGATCTATGGCGTGCAATGGCGCCAGTGGCCGGGCTACAAGCGCATCGCGCTGAGCAACCCGGCAGCCATCGAGATGGCCGAAAAGGCGGGCTTTCGCAAGATCGCCCAGGACGAGGAGAATGGCCAGGCGTTCGTGGTTCTGTACAAGGCCATCGACCAGGTGCGCCAGTGCCTGGACACCATCGCCAACGACCCGGGCAGCCGGCGCATCCTGTTTCACGGCTGGAACTGCGCGCAGCTGGACGAAATGGCCCTGCCGCCGTGCCACCTGCTGTATCAGTTCCATCCGAATGTCGAGACCCGGGAAATTTCCCTGACCCTCTACATCCGCTCCAATGACCTGGGCCTGGGCACGCCGTTCAACCTCACCGAAGGCGCGGCGTTGCTGTCGCTGTTCGGTCGGCTGACTGGCTACACCCCCCGCTGGTTCACGTACTTCATCGGCGATGCCCATGTGTACGAGAACCACCTGGACATGCTCAACGAGCAGCTCAAGCGCGAACCGCTGGAAGCGCCGAAGCTGGTGATCAGCGACCGAGTGCCGGATTTCGCCAAGACCGGGAAATACGAGCCGCAGTGGCTGGAGATGATCGAGCCGAGCGACTTCAGCCTGGAAGGGTACGAACACCACGCGCCGATGACGGCACCGATGGCGGTCTGA
- the lgt gene encoding prolipoprotein diacylglyceryl transferase yields the protein MLPYPQIDPVAVALGPLKIHWYGLMYLIGIGGAWLLASRRLNRFDPTWSREKLSDLVFWLSMGVIVGGRLGYVLFYDLHAYLANPTLIFEVWKGGMSFHGGFIGVMLAALWFGKRNNKSFFELMDFVAPLVPIGLGAGRIGNFINAELWGKPTDVPWAMIFPPFSDPAQLPRHPSQLYQFALEGVALFVILWLFSRKPRPTMAVSGMFALFYGIFRFIVEFVRVPDAQLGYLAWGWLTMGQILCVPMILAGLGLIWWAYNRKPTAKPA from the coding sequence ATGCTGCCTTACCCGCAGATAGACCCCGTGGCCGTAGCCCTCGGCCCGCTGAAGATCCACTGGTACGGCCTGATGTACCTGATCGGTATCGGTGGCGCCTGGCTGCTGGCCTCGCGCCGGCTGAACCGCTTCGATCCGACCTGGAGCCGGGAGAAGCTCTCCGACCTGGTGTTCTGGTTGTCGATGGGGGTGATCGTCGGCGGGCGCCTGGGTTACGTGCTGTTCTACGACCTGCACGCCTACCTGGCCAACCCGACACTGATCTTCGAGGTGTGGAAGGGCGGTATGTCTTTCCATGGCGGCTTCATCGGCGTGATGCTGGCGGCGCTGTGGTTCGGCAAGCGCAACAACAAGTCGTTCTTCGAACTGATGGACTTCGTCGCGCCGCTGGTGCCGATCGGCCTGGGCGCCGGGCGCATCGGCAACTTCATCAACGCCGAGCTGTGGGGCAAGCCCACCGACGTGCCTTGGGCGATGATCTTCCCGCCGTTCAGCGACCCCGCGCAGCTGCCGCGTCACCCGTCGCAGCTGTACCAGTTCGCCCTGGAAGGCGTGGCGCTGTTCGTCATCCTCTGGCTGTTCTCGCGCAAGCCACGGCCAACCATGGCGGTGTCCGGCATGTTCGCGTTGTTCTACGGCATCTTCCGCTTCATCGTCGAATTCGTCCGCGTGCCGGATGCCCAGCTGGGTTACCTGGCCTGGGGCTGGCTGACCATGGGTCAGATTCTTTGCGTGCCGATGATCCTGGCTGGCCTTGGCCTGATCTGGTGGGCTTATAATCGCAAACCCACGGCGAAACCCGCCTGA
- the cadR gene encoding cadmium resistance transcriptional regulator CadR: MKIGELAKATDCPVETIRYYEREQLLPEPARTEGNYRQYTQAHVERLTFIRNCRTLDMTLDEIRSLLRLRDSPDDSCGSVNALIDEHIEHVQARIDGLVALQAQLVELRRRCSAQGAECAILQRLEENGAVSVPDTEHSHVGRSHGH; the protein is encoded by the coding sequence ATGAAGATCGGAGAACTGGCCAAGGCCACCGACTGCCCCGTCGAGACCATCCGCTATTACGAGCGCGAGCAATTGCTGCCGGAGCCGGCGCGCACCGAAGGTAATTACCGGCAGTACACCCAGGCACACGTGGAGCGGCTGACCTTCATCCGCAACTGCCGCACCCTGGACATGACCCTGGACGAGATCCGCAGCCTTCTGCGCCTGCGCGACAGCCCAGACGATTCATGCGGCAGCGTCAATGCGTTGATCGACGAGCATATCGAGCACGTGCAGGCGCGTATCGACGGGCTGGTGGCGCTGCAGGCACAACTGGTGGAGCTGCGCAGGCGCTGCAGCGCGCAAGGTGCCGAGTGCGCGATCCTGCAGCGGCTGGAAGAGAATGGTGCGGTATCGGTGCCGGATACCGAGCATTCGCACGTCGGGCGCAGCCACGGGCATTGA
- a CDS encoding sulfite exporter TauE/SafE family protein has translation MEFVLYLLLGACAGVLAGLFGVGGGIIIVPVLVFSFTLQGFDASVLTHLAVGTSLATIVFTSINAVLEHHRKGAVQWPIFAWMTLGILLGAGVGAKTASLIQGPQLQKIIGVFALVIAAQMALDVKPKASRGTPGKPALIGMGGVIGWASAIFGIGGGSLTVPFLTWRSLPMQQAVATSSACGLPIALASALSFMLLGWHEEHLPPHSLGFVYLPALVGIAVTSMFFARFGARLAHKLSPRLLKRLFAALLFCVGLSFLI, from the coding sequence ATGGAGTTCGTACTCTATCTGCTGTTGGGAGCCTGTGCCGGCGTGCTGGCCGGGCTGTTCGGCGTGGGCGGCGGCATCATCATCGTACCGGTGCTGGTGTTCAGCTTCACCTTGCAGGGCTTCGACGCCTCGGTGCTGACCCACCTGGCTGTCGGCACTTCGCTGGCGACCATCGTCTTCACCTCCATCAACGCCGTGCTCGAACACCACCGCAAGGGCGCGGTGCAGTGGCCGATCTTCGCCTGGATGACCCTCGGCATCCTCCTGGGTGCCGGTGTCGGCGCCAAGACCGCCTCGCTGATCCAGGGCCCGCAATTGCAGAAGATCATCGGCGTGTTCGCCCTGGTGATCGCCGCGCAGATGGCCCTGGACGTCAAGCCCAAGGCCAGCCGTGGCACCCCTGGCAAGCCGGCGTTGATCGGCATGGGCGGGGTGATCGGCTGGGCCTCGGCGATCTTCGGCATCGGCGGTGGCTCGCTCACCGTGCCGTTCCTGACCTGGCGCAGCCTGCCGATGCAGCAGGCGGTGGCCACGTCCTCGGCTTGCGGCCTGCCGATCGCCCTCGCCAGTGCCCTGAGCTTCATGCTGCTGGGCTGGCACGAGGAGCACCTGCCACCCCATAGCCTGGGCTTCGTGTACCTGCCGGCATTGGTCGGCATTGCCGTGACCAGCATGTTTTTCGCCCGTTTCGGCGCGCGTCTGGCGCACAAACTGTCGCCACGCCTGCTCAAGCGTCTGTTCGCCGCGCTGCTGTTCTGCGTGGGCCTGAGCTTTTTGATTTGA
- a CDS encoding heavy metal translocating P-type ATPase: MNQPVSHDHDHEHASTHAHGHACCGSHAAPALVQLTETASDAAQVSRFRIDAMDCPTEQTLIQDKLGKLAGIEQLEFNLINRVLGVRHTLGDTTEIERAIDSLGMKAEPFDDADDAAPSAAQPHATRWWPLALSGIAAVASEIVHFAGLAPEWLVALLALAAILGCGLGTYKKGWIALKNRNLNINALMSIAVTGAVLIGQWPEAAMVMVLFTVAELIEARSLDRARNAISGLMQLTPDMATVRQADGEWREVEVGDVAVGALVRLRPGERVGLDGEVTSGQSSVDQAPITGESLPVEKGVGDKLFAGTINQAGALEYRVTAAAGQSTLARIIKAVEQAQGARAPTQRFVDRFSRIYTPVVFALALAVAVIPPLLLAGAWFDWVYRALVLLVVACPCALVISTPVTIVSGLAAAARKGILIKGGVYLEGGRKLDFLALDKTGTLTHGKPVQTDAQVLDPRFEGRAQALAASLATRSDHPVSGAIAQFAKAQGLSLSEVDGFAALAGRGVRGDIDGEAYHLGNHRLVEELGLCSPALEAQLDTLERQGKTVVLLLDRSGPLALFAVADTVKDSSRQAIAELHALGIKTVMLTGDNPHTAQAIAAQVGIDRAEGNLLPADKLQSIEHLYAQGHRVGMVGDGINDAPALARAEIGFAMAAAGTDTAIETADVALMDDDLRKIPAFVRLSRQSAAILVQNIVLALGIKAIFLAITFAGMATLWMAVFADMGVSLLVVFNGLRLLRK, translated from the coding sequence ATGAACCAGCCTGTCAGTCACGACCATGATCACGAGCACGCATCCACGCATGCGCACGGCCACGCATGCTGTGGCTCGCATGCCGCGCCGGCCCTGGTGCAACTGACTGAAACGGCCAGTGACGCAGCCCAGGTCAGCCGTTTCCGAATCGACGCCATGGATTGCCCCACTGAACAGACCCTGATCCAGGACAAGCTGGGCAAGCTTGCAGGCATCGAACAGTTGGAGTTCAACCTGATCAACCGCGTGCTCGGCGTACGCCACACCCTGGGCGATACCACCGAGATCGAGCGCGCCATCGACAGCCTTGGCATGAAGGCCGAGCCGTTCGACGATGCCGATGACGCCGCCCCCAGCGCAGCGCAGCCCCATGCGACCCGCTGGTGGCCGCTGGCATTGTCCGGTATCGCCGCGGTCGCTTCGGAAATCGTGCACTTCGCCGGGCTCGCCCCTGAGTGGCTGGTGGCGCTCTTGGCCCTGGCCGCCATCCTCGGCTGTGGTCTGGGCACCTACAAGAAGGGCTGGATCGCCCTGAAGAACCGTAACCTCAACATCAACGCCTTGATGAGCATCGCCGTGACCGGCGCGGTGCTGATCGGCCAATGGCCGGAAGCGGCGATGGTCATGGTGCTGTTCACCGTTGCCGAATTGATCGAGGCGCGCTCGCTGGACCGCGCGCGCAACGCTATCAGTGGGCTGATGCAACTTACGCCGGACATGGCCACGGTCAGGCAGGCGGATGGCGAGTGGCGCGAGGTCGAGGTCGGCGACGTGGCCGTCGGCGCGTTGGTGCGCCTGCGTCCCGGTGAACGCGTCGGCCTGGATGGCGAGGTGACGAGCGGACAGTCCAGCGTCGATCAGGCGCCGATCACCGGCGAAAGCCTGCCTGTCGAGAAGGGCGTGGGCGACAAGCTGTTCGCCGGCACCATCAACCAGGCCGGCGCCCTCGAGTACCGGGTGACCGCCGCCGCAGGGCAGTCGACCCTGGCACGTATCATCAAGGCCGTTGAACAGGCGCAAGGGGCACGCGCGCCCACGCAACGCTTCGTCGACCGGTTCTCGCGCATCTACACCCCAGTGGTGTTCGCCTTGGCGCTTGCCGTTGCGGTCATTCCACCGTTGTTGCTGGCCGGCGCCTGGTTCGATTGGGTCTACCGCGCCCTGGTGCTGCTGGTGGTGGCGTGCCCCTGCGCGCTGGTGATCTCGACCCCGGTGACCATCGTCAGCGGCCTGGCCGCAGCGGCGCGCAAAGGCATCCTGATCAAGGGCGGCGTGTACCTGGAAGGCGGCCGCAAGCTGGACTTCCTGGCGCTGGACAAGACCGGCACCCTCACCCACGGCAAGCCTGTGCAGACCGATGCCCAGGTGCTCGATCCACGCTTCGAGGGCCGCGCCCAGGCATTGGCCGCGAGCCTGGCCACGCGCTCGGACCACCCGGTTTCCGGCGCCATCGCCCAGTTCGCCAAGGCGCAGGGTTTGTCGTTGAGCGAAGTCGACGGGTTCGCTGCCCTGGCTGGCCGTGGCGTGCGCGGGGACATCGACGGTGAGGCCTACCACCTTGGCAACCATCGCCTGGTCGAGGAGCTGGGGTTGTGCTCGCCAGCGCTCGAAGCGCAACTCGATACCCTGGAGCGCCAAGGCAAGACGGTGGTCCTGTTGCTCGACCGCTCCGGCCCGCTGGCGCTGTTCGCCGTGGCTGACACGGTCAAGGACAGCAGCCGCCAGGCCATTGCCGAACTGCATGCACTGGGCATCAAGACGGTCATGCTCACCGGTGACAATCCACACACCGCGCAGGCCATCGCTGCCCAGGTGGGCATCGATCGCGCCGAAGGCAACTTGTTGCCAGCCGACAAGCTGCAGAGCATCGAGCACCTGTATGCCCAGGGCCATCGGGTGGGCATGGTCGGGGATGGCATCAACGACGCACCGGCTCTGGCCCGCGCCGAGATCGGCTTCGCCATGGCGGCGGCCGGTACCGATACCGCCATCGAGACCGCCGACGTGGCCTTGATGGATGACGACTTGCGCAAAATCCCGGCGTTCGTCAGGCTGTCGCGCCAAAGTGCGGCGATCCTGGTGCAGAACATCGTTCTGGCGTTGGGCATCAAGGCCATTTTCCTGGCGATCACCTTCGCCGGCATGGCCACGCTGTGGATGGCGGTATTCGCCGACATGGGCGTCAGCCTGCTGGTGGTGTTCAATGGTCTGCGCCTGCTGCGCAAGTAA
- a CDS encoding putative 2-aminoethylphosphonate ABC transporter substrate-binding protein, protein MFKPLALAAAVSAVFSLQASAAATQLTVYTALEAEQLRSYKQAFEKANPDIEIKWVRDSTGIITAKLLAEKDRPQADAVWGLAASSLAILDQNGMLEAYAPKDLGKISPNYRDAANPPAWVGMDVWAATICFNTIEAEKQGLSKPVSWQDLTKPEYRGKIVMPNPASSGTGFLDVSAWLQTFGEPQGWAYMDDLHQNIGQYVHSGSKPCKLAASGEFPIGISFEYPAVQLKRQGAPLDIVLPKEGLGWEIEATAVIKGSPKADAARRLADFSASPAAMELYKENFAVLAAPGIAKPQTELPADYEQRLIKNDFAWASKNRDQILAEWRKRYDGKSEKVAQ, encoded by the coding sequence ATGTTCAAGCCCCTTGCACTTGCCGCTGCCGTGTCTGCCGTCTTCAGCCTGCAGGCTTCGGCCGCAGCCACCCAGTTGACCGTCTATACCGCCCTGGAAGCCGAGCAGCTGCGCAGCTACAAGCAGGCGTTCGAAAAGGCCAACCCGGACATCGAGATCAAGTGGGTGCGTGACTCCACTGGCATCATCACCGCCAAGCTGCTGGCCGAAAAAGACCGCCCGCAGGCGGATGCAGTCTGGGGGCTCGCGGCGTCCAGCCTGGCCATCCTCGACCAGAACGGCATGCTCGAAGCCTATGCGCCGAAAGACCTGGGCAAGATCTCGCCCAACTACCGCGACGCCGCCAATCCGCCGGCCTGGGTCGGCATGGACGTGTGGGCCGCGACCATCTGCTTCAACACCATCGAGGCCGAGAAGCAGGGCTTGAGCAAGCCGGTGAGCTGGCAGGACCTGACCAAGCCCGAGTACAGGGGCAAGATCGTCATGCCCAACCCAGCCTCGTCCGGCACAGGTTTTCTCGACGTGAGCGCCTGGTTGCAGACCTTTGGCGAGCCGCAGGGCTGGGCCTACATGGATGATCTGCACCAGAACATCGGCCAATACGTTCACTCCGGCTCCAAACCCTGCAAGCTGGCGGCGTCGGGTGAATTCCCGATCGGCATCTCGTTCGAATACCCGGCAGTGCAGCTCAAGCGCCAGGGCGCGCCGCTGGACATCGTGCTGCCCAAGGAAGGTCTGGGTTGGGAAATCGAGGCCACCGCGGTGATCAAGGGCTCGCCAAAGGCCGATGCCGCCAGGCGCCTCGCTGACTTCTCGGCAAGCCCGGCGGCGATGGAGCTGTACAAGGAAAACTTCGCCGTACTGGCCGCGCCGGGGATCGCCAAGCCGCAGACCGAACTGCCGGCCGACTATGAACAGCGGTTGATCAAGAACGACTTCGCCTGGGCTTCGAAGAACCGCGACCAGATTCTAGCCGAATGGCGCAAGCGGTATGACGGCAAGTCGGAGAAGGTGGCGCAGTAG
- a CDS encoding putative 2-aminoethylphosphonate ABC transporter ATP-binding protein, with protein MNHATPGAQMKVRGIHKRFGAFTALNDVSLDISAGELVCLLGPSGCGKTTLLRCIAGLERQDRGELYIGQRDISELPPQARDYGILFQSYALFPNLTVEANIAYGLTGSGRDASRQRVTEMLELVGLAGSEKKYPGQLSGGQQQRVALARALAPSPSLLLLDEPMSALDARVREHLCSELRQLQRQLGITTLMVTHNQDEAMLMADRIAVMNNGQVEQYATPQEIYDRPATPFVADFVGQGNWLPFQRSSDSHARVGGMNMRLAPGATQARSGRLFCRPEAITVNPVVHEENLFPAKLNEITFLGNRCRMSFEFKALPGHALLAELAPEAMPRLGSQDIWVALPPQSLQVFA; from the coding sequence ATGAACCACGCCACTCCAGGCGCACAGATGAAAGTGCGCGGTATCCACAAACGTTTCGGCGCCTTCACCGCGCTCAACGATGTTTCCCTGGACATATCCGCTGGTGAGCTCGTGTGCCTGCTGGGCCCGTCGGGCTGTGGCAAGACCACCCTGCTGCGTTGCATCGCCGGGCTCGAACGCCAGGATCGGGGCGAGCTGTACATTGGCCAGAGAGACATCTCCGAACTGCCGCCCCAGGCCCGTGACTACGGCATCCTGTTCCAGTCCTATGCGCTGTTCCCCAACCTCACCGTCGAAGCCAACATCGCCTATGGCTTGACCGGCAGTGGCCGTGACGCCAGCCGCCAGCGGGTGACCGAGATGCTCGAGCTGGTCGGCCTTGCCGGCAGCGAGAAGAAATATCCCGGCCAGTTGTCCGGTGGCCAGCAACAACGGGTGGCACTGGCCCGGGCGTTGGCGCCGTCGCCGTCGTTGCTGTTGCTCGATGAGCCGATGTCGGCGCTCGATGCCCGTGTCCGCGAGCACTTGTGTAGCGAGCTGCGCCAATTGCAGCGCCAGCTCGGCATCACCACGTTGATGGTCACCCACAACCAGGACGAGGCCATGCTCATGGCCGACCGCATCGCGGTGATGAACAACGGCCAGGTCGAGCAGTACGCCACCCCGCAGGAAATCTACGACCGTCCCGCCACCCCGTTCGTCGCCGATTTCGTCGGCCAGGGCAACTGGCTGCCGTTCCAGCGCAGCAGCGACAGCCATGCGCGGGTCGGTGGCATGAACATGCGCCTGGCCCCAGGGGCCACGCAGGCCCGCAGTGGCCGGCTGTTCTGCCGCCCGGAAGCGATCACCGTCAACCCCGTCGTGCATGAGGAAAACCTGTTTCCGGCCAAGCTCAACGAGATCACTTTCCTCGGCAACCGTTGCCGCATGAGCTTCGAGTTCAAGGCCCTGCCAGGCCATGCGCTGCTTGCCGAACTGGCGCCGGAGGCCATGCCGCGCCTGGGCTCGCAGGACATCTGGGTGGCGCTGCCGCCACAGAGCCTGCAGGTGTTCGCCTGA
- a CDS encoding LysR family transcriptional regulator, whose translation MLSAELKAFYMVARLGSITQAAKKLGLSQPTVTTQIRNLESHYAVELFFRGGRRLVLSEEGVRLLPMVKALLQQEADIEFELRNSGQAQGSLRIAATAPYYILDLVKIFRERLPQVEVAVEIGNSQQVVEMLEDYRVDIAASSQLVEDARLVRRVLGTDPLVVAVHRNHPLAHRQSVSIEAVAGHCLLMREQGSTTRKLTEQMMQAAEVTAGALLEIGSRESIREAVLRNIGISIIARHEVPHNAELRVLALEDAPVMHEYLYCLKERRQARLPAAFLGVAQEVAGSQF comes from the coding sequence ATGCTGAGTGCCGAGCTCAAAGCCTTCTACATGGTGGCCCGCCTGGGCAGCATCACCCAGGCGGCGAAGAAGCTCGGGCTCAGCCAGCCCACGGTGACCACGCAGATCCGCAACCTGGAAAGCCACTACGCGGTGGAGCTGTTCTTCCGCGGCGGCCGGCGCCTGGTGCTGAGCGAAGAGGGCGTGCGCCTGTTGCCGATGGTCAAGGCACTGTTGCAGCAGGAGGCCGACATCGAGTTCGAGCTGCGCAACAGTGGCCAGGCCCAGGGCAGCTTGCGCATCGCCGCCACGGCGCCTTACTACATCCTTGACCTGGTGAAGATCTTTCGCGAGCGCCTGCCCCAGGTTGAGGTGGCGGTGGAGATCGGCAACTCCCAGCAGGTGGTGGAAATGCTCGAGGATTACCGGGTCGATATCGCCGCATCGTCGCAGCTGGTCGAAGATGCGCGGCTGGTGCGGCGAGTGCTGGGCACCGACCCGCTGGTGGTGGCGGTGCACCGCAATCATCCGTTGGCGCATCGCCAGTCAGTGTCCATCGAGGCGGTGGCCGGGCACTGCCTGCTGATGCGCGAGCAAGGCTCGACCACGCGCAAGCTCACCGAGCAGATGATGCAGGCTGCCGAGGTCACGGCCGGAGCGCTGTTGGAGATCGGCAGCCGCGAGTCGATCCGCGAGGCGGTGCTGCGCAACATCGGCATCAGCATCATCGCTCGGCATGAAGTGCCGCATAACGCCGAGCTGCGGGTGTTGGCGCTGGAGGATGCGCCGGTGATGCACGAGTACCTGTATTGCCTGAAAGAGCGGCGCCAGGCCCGGTTGCCGGCGGCATTTCTGGGGGTGGCGCAGGAAGTGGCCGGGTCGCAGTTCTAG